The DNA segment TGAACAATTTTAGCTGATAAATTCTGAAAATGCAAGGAGAGTGAGGTAGATGGGGAAGTTAAATTTACTGTTGCATCCAGTGTTAAGCATGAACGAACCCCTTGGAGACATGAACATGTATCCCTGAGACAAAAGTGATCCATGTTCATGAGGTTAGTGGACAACTTTGCTACTAGAAGTCCAAAAAGCATCTAAACTACTTCGAAGcctaaattacattttaagaaGTGTGCCATTGCTCAATTGTTTCTCTAATTGATTGTTGTTAATGAAACATGCAAACACCCTTTCTCTTCATCAGGTAAGATGATCATACCCTAGAGACATTACAGCAAGAAATGTTGTCTCAAGCAATTAGGAGTTATTTCCTTGTTCAGAGCTACAGTTTGATTATTAATCAAAGCAATTCAGACTtcatttttacagaaattaaCATGAAACAGAATTACATTAAAAGAGGCTAAATTTTGTGGCAGCATAacagttttacagaaaaaaaccccactttcAAGAAACAATGCACTTGATAACCATGCTGAAAAGCAATATGGAAGaggctttttttctctgtggaatACTGCCTTTTATCCTTTGCAATTCTGTCATTGTTACAAGTACAGATCTGGTCCCCAGCTGAGTTGAGAAATTTCATGAAATAGCCTTAAAACTTCTCCCCTCTTGAAACAAGCTAACACAGCACCTTTACTACAGCTTTTCGAAGGTGGGCATGCAGAATAACATATAAACACCTACTGCTAGCTAGACCTGAAATAACACATTTCTAATTGATGTTGGCATTAAAACCACTGAGCAGTCACAcccacagaggaaaaattaaagatATAGGAGAAATGAacaattctaatttttttatagtGAATTACACCCCAAAACATACATAAACCATATCATTGGTGAGTAAAATCCTTTAAAAGTATCAGTTCTGAGGGAGAtgtcagaggaaaaaagaaaaaaacaaatcaaaatgaTAAATAACCTGTTATTTCTGTCCAAGAACCTCACTTAATGAATTTAttagatgaaaatattttcacatttgaCTGATCTACAACTACAAATTTAACAatttcttccctctccaatcACTAAGCCTACATGTAGTGtgttatgaagaaaaaaatagcctATATTAGGAACAGCATGTGCATCCTATGTTACATTCCTAGACAGAAAAGTATTCCAGAAACAATTAACTTCACATAGTCACTTCTGCTTGGCACCTAAAAGCTTATCCAGACACTTGACCACTAATCCCCAACAGTCTCCTGTAAAGCATTGCTGATCTATTTTATAACCATCCAATACTACCAAAATTCAAAATACCTCACACAAAACAGACGCAAGTGGCAATCATGAACacaaagggaggggaaaaaatcaagaTAATGGTAACAGAAAAGGTAACTATGAATTACCAAcggttatttttaaaatgcatacatattaatatttcttaatatttcaAATCCAGGGGGATGGGGGCGACTTTACTGTCAACCAGACATTCATCAACTGAATGCTTAATGCTATTCTATTTTACCAAGTGACTAATCATGCCCTCTTGAGGCTTCATGATTAGTTTTTCAATTATATACTTCCAAAAAATTATGCACATTTCAAACAATAGGATATTTCACAACTTTTCAAACTCAGCAGATCTAAAATTttcaactgtttttttttcttgtgcatAATAACCAGGAATGATGCAAACCTCCCTGTAGGCATACACCAACTCCAGTAAAACTGCTGCAGAGCACTCACTCccaaggggaaaaggaaaacaaaagaagaattattttgatttattctgACTTCTATACAGACAACACAGCTAGCACGggttaaaaaacaaagcagctaaaaacaaaccaaccaacaccACAAGATATGATTTCAAACACATGAACACAAATGTTGAGTGAGAAGTGCCTGTTCTTACACACCAGCTGCCAGGTAGCCTGTCAAAAATAGTctaggaaagagaaaattgtttCTACAGCTgtagagggaaagagaaggtgGGGATAAACCCTGCTGATTTACTGAAAACATTTACTTGAATCACCGCAGAATTGTTCCTCGTTACTCTGCACACCCTCTGCTGGCTGCTACTTacaaagaaaggaggaaatagaaaaggtaaaaaaaaaggagctgtgGAGACTTTATGTAtctgtatacatacatatatctGCACAGTGAAGATACATCCAAACCTCCAAATGCAATGACTTAAATTGTTTTAATCCTGCTTTCTACAAAGTATTGAACCTTAAATTGTATTGTCTAGCAAAAGATGATTTGTGTCTACACAAactatgttttccttttattaaagATCATGAGAACCGGGATACAAACAACATCATTTTTATGCCTGTTTACAATGTATATTGAAGAACCTTGTTCACTTACATTCCTGCAAGCCTCTGATGTCCCTGTGGCCTTTGCTTAgctgcagcctgccctgccagctctgaaGTCACTGGCAATGGTGCAGATCCATCGGGCAGTAGCTCTTACTGTCCTGCCCAGGTCTTTTGAGGGAGCGACTGCAACCACCGTGTTTGTGCATTAGCTCACTTCACAAAGAACTGCAAAGCACCAGACAACTAAAGGCCTCTCTCTTTGCTTACAGTATCAGTGAAGATTCAATGTTCCATCAGAGATCCTGAAGAAGAGACACGGAAACACACAAAAGATCATCAACTTCCGCATTACCCACGTGGGCGCCCGGCCTCTGGCAAGCAGGGCAAGTTTTCTGCAGACTTCAATTACTCTGCTGGCAAGTAGCAATTGATGACTGTGACAAGTTTTGGGATGTGGctctaaaaatacaaaaatgaagTGTCATACATCTTAAGGAGTAGCTATGGATCTGTgagttttaaagaaacaaatccCTTAATCTTCCATCcatgcatccatccatccatcccacccTGCCGTAGCCAAAAGGGTCCGTGGCCGGTGCCACCGGCCCTCACGCTAACAGCGCCCCGCTGCTAAAGAAAGAAGATACCAGTCCTCTGTTCTGCTTAACTAGCGGTCGCTTACAAAAGTTTCCTGCTCTTACGAAAAGCAAAACAAACGGGTATAGCTCCCCCCCCAGCAGGCCTCGCACGCCGAGCGCTCCCCGCAGCGCGGCGGCCCCGCGGGTcccggcgggcgggcgggcggctcTCACCGCGCCCCGCGCAACGCTCCCTCCCTCCGGCCCGCTCCTCCGCGCTCTGCCCCGCCAGCGCCCagcgcccccgccccggggccggccccgctccgcccgccgcCTGCGGACACCACGCGGCGCTCCAGCCCGGGGCGGGAGGCGAAATCCGGGCGCGCCGCGCGATTCTGCCCCTGAAAACTACAGTACCCGGCGGGCCACGGggacggcggcggcggcgcagcgcagcccctgctcctgcctgcgTGTGCGGAGCGCGGCGCGGCGGTGGGGGAAGCGCGGGCAGCGCGGCGCGGCGGGAGGCCTCGGTTTGCGTCCCTGGGGAGCCAAGGAGCGAGGGGCCGCTCGGGCCTTTCCCGCTGCGCTTCACCTCTCGCCGGGCAGGGCGGGGCTTTGAGGGAAACCCGGCGCGGGCCCGGGCCCTGCGGGGCTGGTCGACCCTCCGACAGCGAGCTGGAGCGCGGGAGGAGGGCGAGCCTGGAGCGGGGCCGGAGGGCGATCCCGGAGCGGGGCAGGAGGGCGGTCCCGCCCCGCCGGCCGGGAATGTGCCCGCAGGCCGCCCCCGGCCGAGCCCGggccgccccccgcgcccccggCCCGCACAACGTGTGCCGCCTCCTCGCCCGCAGGGCCCACGGCTTCTATGCCAGGGATGCCGGTGTCGCCCTCAGGAAGAACCTCGGACTCCTCAGAAAGATTATGTGTCAGGTAACAGCGGAGCGTTTCGGCGCTGGCCGGATCCCTGCGGGACTGGCGTTCAGTCGGGGTCTGTGTCCGTCCCCAGCCCGGCTGTTTGACAAGTCCCTGGTCACGCTGGAGAGCAAgtcttgggagaaaaaaatctgaagtttcACTAAAGAGAGTTAGAAATGGTTAAGTTTACTTCAGACATAGAAATGTAGAGAGGATTACACTGTGCAAAAACTTCAGAAGCACCTGTAAATCTAATGTGTTAGAAATAACCTTTTATGAGATTTTATATAACTTTATTTCACTAAGATTACTTCATATTTAATACCAATATTAAATTTGTAGTGCTTCAGAGAGCATCAATGTTAAATCTGACAGGAGTTCTCACAAACACGTAAGATAATCAGCAGAGATCTTCAGGTAAACATAGCCCTAACAAGTCAGTGAAATTGATGGTACAGAAAAAATAGGAATGAAACCAATTCCAAACTAAagtgaagtattttttaaatcaaaacgATTATTGCTGCCATGCAGTAGTTGATAAAAATACATTGGAAAGGGAAGGGTATTGGCAGTTATGTTATATTGAAAATACTCTTACTGGAAGTCAGCTGAAGTGTGTGCATTTATAATAGATCAATGGGCATGCAAggtttattgaaataaaaataagtacatCTGATATATACATTTTTTGTAAGACTGGAACCTTTGTTAATGGTATAGAGCTTCTGATACCGCTAATACGTGCAAGAAATTTTTATGTAAGCATTTTATTCCATTAACATTTCAGGCGCTTTTTGCAAATAACCATAACCACATTTTTCTACCTCTcccaccaaaccccaccagAAAAATGGAATTAGATGTTCAGTAACTCAAATTAATTACATATAAAAGAATTCTGTGCATATTTAAACTCTGGGAGTTTAGTCCTTGATTTCAAAAGTCCCCAGGAAAGTTTAGTTGCCAGTTTTATTGCAGTAAGTTGATTCTTCGCTCTTTCCATCCATTATaggtaataaaaaatattttaatttagttttaaaaaagacaaattttcgTTAAGAAAGGTCTTTTAGTTTggtttaaaaatctccaagaTTCTCTTTTTTGTATTCAGTGGTCAAGTTTCAATTAATGTAAGTTGTTAAGCTGCAGGTGccaagtaaaatattttccagaagcAAAGTTTTTATAAAAGCCATTAATATTACAACTCCTGTGTTTCAGGAAAGTACTAAATTCAAGAATGTTTGGTCAACTCATTCCGCATCTCCTATTGCATATGAAAGAGGAAGAATTTACATGGACAATTACCAGTGCTGTATTAGCAGGTAATACATTTTCAATTATAAGGTACCCTGACTTACAGTTTTGAGACTGCGATTCTGTGTTAGACATATTGCTAACTTTACTCATTGAAATAGCTGCTGTGAATTGAGTGGAATTCACCTCGGAACAAAAAATCACCAGGTGCATAAATAGCTGTTAATTATATTTAGATGCCATTGTATTCCAATGTGATGCTTTGGTAAAAGAAAGTCTGATCTTAACTGATGCTGTATTAACTTCAGCTTTCAGAGTACTTGAATAGGCGTGGAAGATTAGCAGCATTTTATGATCTGGCACTGAAAAGCCAAGTGAACAGTAGTTCTCTAATCTGGTAACTAGCAATGTGCTAAAGAGTGTGTCACAAAATCAGCCTATGCAACCAGCCTGGTACTATGTGAATTCTGTATGAAATAAGTAAATTATTGTTCATGCGAACACACAGCATGCAGAGTGTGTGCTGGGTTTTGCTAATGTATTTTGCAGATCAGTTCCCTGATCTAACGTGCTTTCCTGTTCCATCATCAGTGGCAGAGGCACACGATAGGAGAcagcacacagcagggcagagaacAGGAACTGTGCACCAGCCCTTGTCCTTGCTCGTCCCTCCTGTGAGGGCAGTCGCATGGACTTGGAGAACTGCATTGCTGAGGAGGTTGTGATCAGAGCAGTTTTGAGACAGTGTCATATGATATACAGAAGACAAATTACTCTGTCAGTGTAAACCACTGAGAGGTAATTAAATTAATCTATCACTTACAGCTGAGGTCTAAATCTGCTTGTATTCCtacattgtccaaatgctttcAGTACTGGGTTAACCTGTCTAACATCTTTCAGGTTTGTCTTTGTCTCATCCTCTCCCAGAGGAGAAAACTGTGCACAGGACAAAGCTTTTGTTTTAGTTAGtagagtttttttaaaaatatctgaatatGAAGCCACACCTTTATTTTATGAAAGGCAGCATTGGAAGAACTTGAGGGGAATGTTCCAGGATCATAATCAGTCCCTGAAATACACTTTCTTTTCAATGTATATCACTGAAGTAAGAATGTTACTATTAAGTTTGTTActaaaaaacacaacaacaaacataaaaaacatGTTACTATGAAGAATGTTACTATTGTTACTATGAAGAATGTTACTATGAAGAATGTTACTATTAAGTTTGTTACTAagaaacccaaccaaccaacctaaaaaaccaaaataaacagaactCCCTACTCCAGAACTCAAAACTGCAACATATACAGAAGGTTAGCttttaaatattacattttattaaCTATTGTGTATTAGGCCTTATTTTGTGAGcagtttcagttttatttaaagaacaaaaataaggTATTTAAATTTCTACCTGCCTAAGGAGAGGGCAGGAATTATAAAACTGTATGAAATGACTTGATAGAATGTGGTCTATAAAAATAGACTAATGATTATCAATCATTTTCCTCTTAGCATTGCACAATCACCAAGAATACTTTATCAAAAGTCAAAGTGTGCTAAGTCAGAAAAAATAGAAGATGCTTTGTTATTGGAATGCCCACTGGTAAGATTACTCTTTACTAGAGCATTGTTGTGCAAAATGctaaattaatatattttgggGAAACATTTAGAATAGAGCACTCTTTCCCTGCAAAGTACTTTCTCAATGGTTTTTTTGAGTTAGGTGCCTTTATGCTTATGCAACAAACTCTTAATTCCTTACAAAATAGattctgtttatatttttctttatttttttaatagcaaggACCATAGCTAGGACTTTTAGTTTTCATCAGATCTGTTGacattaacaaaaacaaaaagcagataTACTGAAGGCCCATTGAAGCAATTTGCCCCAAAACTGTTCTGTTTCTAATATATTACATAATTTCTCTCTGCCACCAAGAGTTTTTCTCCCATCCAGTGTCCACAGAGCTTAGAAATATTAGCCCCATCCTGGAGGAGCATGAAGATAAAGCAGTGTAAATACCATTCTTAGCAGTTACAGTTGAGTTACTACTGAATGTCTTATTTTACAATCCTTAAACAATTTTCAAGACTGGTATCAATTACATCAATAGGCAGttatacttgatttttttcaaggcAAGGAACTTTTAAAAGGTTTCTTTTCTAGAAAAGGTAACTGTCTCACAAGAAGTGTGACAACAGATTATTTATGTGATAGATGATTAATTGGCATGGATTTATATGACAGATGACTAATAGGCATGGACATGATCTTAGAGATAGTGATGCCATTAGCAGGCTGCTTTCCTCCTTTAGTTTTTGAGGGCTGTATATTAAGTTTTGTGTTCTTCTGACTGTCAAAATGTCATGTATCCTCCTGCTACAAACATTTATCTAATAACCTTTTCTTCTGTAGGGGGAAATGCTACCAAGTCCGTCAGATTATAAATCTTCCCTGATAGTCTTGACCGTGCAGAACTGGCTTCTGCGTCTCTCTGCTGATAGTGGAGAAGTACTGGAAAAAGTGTACCTTGCTGGTTCCTGTTGCAAATCCTTCAGGTATTAAACAACAACTAGGCTTTATATAATTGACAGTCATTAGTACTATAGTGGAGAAGGGGAATCATGTTTATGTTAGTATTACCCTGTGACTGACTACAGGTTTGTTAGTCTAGAGCATTACCTGGAATGCTGCTCCTGCATGCTCTTACCTGTAGGGGAATTTCATCAGCTTAAGTATGATGGTCTTAAATTTGGTATCAAGTTCCACAAAACCTAGGctattatttgcttttctctgacAACTTTACAGCCTTTAATATTGTGATGGCAACATACCAGGAGAGGACCTCTAAGAGCTGTAAAACAAACCTcaacaaacatacaaaaatacatttgaagtTTGACCTGTTTTGAACTTGCAAACATTCTTCTCTAGGGGGTAGCCATTTTACTCTTTTAAAGCAGAGCAGTTACTGCTTGTGGTAAACTGCTGCTTTTATCACTTCccagaagaaattatttcctttaggCTGAAGGGTAAGAAAGCAGTGATtgtgaaaggaaggagaagaattAATATGGTGGATGTTAGCGCTTTCCAAATTTTTCTCTCAGTTCTGTATGAAATAACCCATTCCTAGTTCCATGAGTTTTGCATTATTGCAAAGAGCAGACATCTTGAGCACATCCTCTGAATCAAATACTGATGTTTGCCTGGGCACAGGTTATAGTCTGGTTATAGTCAATTATATTTTGTGTGAAACAATATATTTACTAATAAATGGGCTTTAAGTGATTAAGATAGACCTTTCTTGTCACGAATAGGTATCTGTGCTGGGATACTCCTCAAGAGGTAATGGTTGCAAAGACAGTTCAGAATAagctccctgcagcagcacggcaggTAAGTTTGTTGAAAAACTCATTTTTACATCCATTAAAAAGAGTTTCCAAGTACAAAGATGGAGACATTATCATTTGTTATTGGGGTAGATCAAGGTGTCCTACCATTTATAACTATATTCAGTATTGTTCCTTTCCAGGCAGGAATCCAACAGTCTGTATTGTTTTATCTTGCTGTATTCCAAGTTTTACCTCTTTCATTCATTGGAATGctagaaataaacaaaaaggtAACTTAATTTCTCTATTAAAGTTGATCTGTACTGTTGTTCTGTGACAGTTCTAGTTTAGGCACTTGTTTCAGAATTTCAGAAGTCATACAGCTTGTAAAACCAACTGAAACATTAATTAGCAGTAGTGTTCTTGTGCCTGATAGAGGCAATGGGGAAAGATTCTTAATTCTAATGACCAGAAGAGGAAATACAAATGCATTCTGTCATTGGGTTACTCTTTGACATGTAGAAGCACTTTAACCTTTACTTAGAGCAACCATAAGAATTAGTGCATCCTAAAGTAGATGTCACCTCCTTAAAGAAAGATATATGTGCCTCTGACCCACTCCTAGTAATAGACTGAATTCAGTGTGCAGTTACAAATTTTTCAAACTTCCATTATCACAAATATGTCTTGCTTTATCAGTCAAGTGCAAAGATCACTGATAGTGTTAAGATAGATGTAGGAGTCTTACAGCTTTTgggtttctttatttttttaactgttttaaaGCCTGTTTAAGCTGGTTTAATTGCTTCTTCACATAGTGAGTTAGATTAAAGAAATGAAGACCACATTTCCAAGCATATCTAGTAAAAAAATTACGAACGTCACATGGAGTTATTCATTAAATGTTAAGAATtagtttgtggggttttctcAGTGATGTGTTAAGCAGTGGCACAAATGAATACTGCATAATTAAAAGCTTTTCATGTCTGTGTCTAATTTGGATTCAGAGAGGATCCTGTACTCTGTGACAGCTGGATAATGTAGTTTTAGTACAGGTGTACACTGTCACAGAGCCATGATTAGACTAGTATTTTACCCTGGTgataaagaaagaacagaagatCTGAAATCGGGATTTCAGGACTTTTAGATTGAGTTGCTAGTTTTGCTAACATTCCTGTGGCATGCTGCATAATATAATCTATTCATGTATGATAGTAAAAGGGTAACATGGTATGAAGATATACTGAGAATTGATTAGAGAAAGAATCTGCTTGCAGAGTATGACTAATCTAACCTCAGGTGCTATAGCAGTGCAAAGTATTACAGGAACTCAGCAGAACAGATGAGTTACAGAAAACTTCATGAACTTAAACACTAATCATAGGGTTTGgtcagaataaaaaattaaagtgaCTGCAAAATGAAGGACATTATGTCGCTTTTGGTGTTGTCTtaattatttcttctgtaaTACAATATGTTTTGCTTGCTTTTATTCCAGATATTTGGTAACAGTGTGACAGATGTTGCTGCTTCTAATGGAATCTTGATTGTGATGTATAGCATGGGTCTGGTCAGACTCTATAACTTCAAGGCCATTTTGGAACAGgtaatgaaatacaaaatttttcATACAGTCCATGCTATGATGGGACAACAAATCATAAATATTCATGTAATGCTGCATAAGTACATGAGGAATGTGTCAAAGGATTGAGTTCCTGCCTAAATCTATTTACAGCCAGAAGATGCAAATGGATACACTGTCAGAAAATGCTACCTGCACCAGCTACAGATGGCAAAACATAAGAGATACAGAGTCCGACAGGCACTTCAGAGGCATTACTTAAATATTAGCTCAAATGTGCTCCTCTTTACACACCTAGTCTGTAGTTTTAGATGATTGTTAAGGCCAGAAACTGGTGGGCATGGAAGATTGATCTCAAACAGAACTGCAGTAAGACTTTTGAGTTTATATCCTTCCAATCAAAAATCAAACATTAATTCAAAAGTAAGACCTCAAGCAGTATCTAACAAGATGAAGAATGCAGTAGTAATAgagcagtaaaacaaaacagtaagTAAATATGCATCAGTAAAGCTAAatttttttgtgtcattttagTTCATGGAACAGCCATTTGATTTGGGACAAGAATTCAACTGGAATGGTCAGGTGGGAGTTGTAGGAAAGTATCCGTTTGGTCTTCCATGTAACATTAAAATAACAGGTAATTATGATCTTTGTATTATCTTGGCCGGTGGCttttatgaattatttattatttatttcacacCAAGAAAATTGGAATTACTATGCTCATATTGTGCTCTGACTGTATTTTTGGATTtacattataataaaaatatgttttatcttACTTGTAATTGGAATAATAATTGAATGGAACGTAACCTAGGAAACTATTACAGCAACTAAGCTATCTGAAAAACCTCATAATCAATGTATGAAATGGAAACCTCTTCCTCATTTCTGAAACACAACTGCTTTTGGCAaagaggaggggctgggagagctgtcAGTAGCACCCAGAAACAGCATATGGTATGTATGCAAAAATGTGAAAGCTTTTAATCTAACTTGTAGAGGAAATTCAAGGAGACTGAATACAATTTGTATGACTTGCATTTTGATAATTGTAGGTTGTCAGAAATGTGCCAGtttcaataaaattaattcctGAGAAGAgaacaaattattaaaaacaattcTTATGCCTCAAATCATTAACTTACAAATGTTCTGCTTTATGTAATAATTTCTCTGGAACCAAACAGTGATTTCTGTTGGTGCATTGGAGATTAGAATTTGGTGCTAAGAATCTTAATAAATTTCTAAAGCTTGAGACTTTCtttgaaacttctttttttactttaaaagtgCATTCTCACAAGTCCAGAATTGAGgcacttccaaaaaaaaaaaaaagctggtttCATGAATATCAAATAATGCTTGCTTTTATTGAGGGCTTTCAGTTAAAATGCATTGTTTTATCAAAAACTGCTATAATCAATGTCTCAGTATCTGCAAAGGgaaatttttcctcatttttctgcCTGTGTCAGTCTGTGAAACCACCATTTTATGTTAGGGGCCCTGTGAAAAACATGCTTATAGATAAATGTAGTTTTTAGTTTTGAGATTTAAAAGCAGTGtactggaaaaacatttttgatcTTGAATCTTATTCAAGAATTTGTGGTTAGGAAGTTTTGAACTCATGACACACGTTTGCCATGGTTGCTCTTTGCAAATAGTTGCATTCCTGTGGGTTTTGAGTTGTTTTCTTCTAAGAATGAGATGGCAAAATGCTTTCAGTGAGCAAGATCTTACAGTCTTGTTCCAGAGTTCAGGCTTGTATTTACTGTATCTTAactgtgtgcagttttcttTAGTACTCATCTCCCTACAGAAATTGCTAGAAGGGTTGCCCATTGTTACAGTTCTGTTTTGATGGTGTGAGGTACCCAAAAGGACATGTATGGGCTACTATGTTCTTATCACTTCATTTACAAGTGTTAAGTGCTGAGGAACTTGATTTTGGTCACTGTGGAAGGAATGGAAAAGCACCTGTAAATCTTCATTATGTAACTATCTAAAGGTCCAGAAGTTAAAACTGTAGTTTGATGTATTGTTGGAGGATACAGTGATTCCATGAAAAAGCAAGGAGGAAGATACTttgtagtttttgttttgttttgtttttttgttgttttttttttagagcaGATACTTATTAGTGCTGCCAGAAAACAACTTTACAACTTTTAGATGAGTCTGGAGGGTTTTAAGGAAGTGAACCAAGAAGCTCAACTGGATTGAAAACTGGCAAGACTTTGGGAAAGAACTTGCAAATAATAAAACAGGAGGTGTTAAGCAACAAAAGCAAGTGACACACAGCAGGAAAGTGGGAGTTGAGGCAGCAGAGTCAAATTATCACAGTGGTTTAGGTGGCTATGATCTTGCAAATCTTCGCCAAATGAACATAAACAGAAAGGCATATTTTATCAGCAGCCTGTAGTGCTCATGACTGATATGCTATTTAACTGtaacatacatatacatacttAATTGCATTATTTAGTCCAGCTACCAGAATTT comes from the Pithys albifrons albifrons isolate INPA30051 chromosome 8, PitAlb_v1, whole genome shotgun sequence genome and includes:
- the DCAF17 gene encoding DDB1- and CUL4-associated factor 17 isoform X1; this translates as MCPQAAPGRARAAPRAPGPHNVCRLLARRAHGFYARDAGVALRKNLGLLRKIMCQESTKFKNVWSTHSASPIAYERGRIYMDNYQCCISSIAQSPRILYQKSKCAKSEKIEDALLLECPLGEMLPSPSDYKSSLIVLTVQNWLLRLSADSGEVLEKVYLAGSCCKSFRYLCWDTPQEVMVAKTVQNKLPAAARQAGIQQSVLFYLAVFQVLPLSFIGMLEINKKIFGNSVTDVAASNGILIVMYSMGLVRLYNFKAILEQFMEQPFDLGQEFNWNGQVGVVGKYPFGLPCNIKITDTPPLLFEASSLENAFQIGGYPWHYIITPNKKKHKGVFHICSLKDNALAKNGIQDMKCCSLEPDWIYFHPDMSGRIIHVGPNLIKVLKLKEVKNHTDQMEIAEDFTIVANRENCVNNTVTVTASGRVVKKRFNLLDDDPEQETFKIVDYEDELDLLSTVAVTQIGADGRAHLDFHCNEHGILLKSIPLRESWDVTYSHEVYFDKDLVLHIEQKPNRRFSCYVYQMVCDSAKED
- the DCAF17 gene encoding DDB1- and CUL4-associated factor 17 isoform X2, encoding MCPQAAPGRARAAPRAPGPHNVCRLLARRAHGFYARDAGVALRKNLGLLRKIMCQESTKFKNVWSTHSASPIAYERGRIYMDNYQCCISSIAQSPRILYQKSKCAKSEKIEDALLLECPLGEMLPSPSDYKSSLIVLTVQNWLLRLSADSGEVLEKVYLAGSCCKSFRYLCWDTPQEVMVAKTVQNKLPAAARQAGIQQSVLFYLAVFQVLPLSFIGMLEINKKIFGNSVTDVAASNGILIVMYSMGLVRLYNFKAILEQFMEQPFDLGQEFNWNGQVGVVGKYPFGLPCNIKITDTPPLLFEASSLENAFQIGGYPWHYIITPNKKKHKGVFHICSLKDNALAKNGIQDMKCCSLEPDWIYFHPDMSGRIIHVGPNLIKVLKLKEVKNHTDQMEIAEDFTIVANRENCEQHCYSNSFWSSGEKAF